A stretch of the Elephas maximus indicus isolate mEleMax1 chromosome 3, mEleMax1 primary haplotype, whole genome shotgun sequence genome encodes the following:
- the PMVK gene encoding phosphomevalonate kinase, giving the protein MALPTCSPRLVLLFSGKRKSGKDFVTEALQSRLGADVCAVLRLSGPLKEQYAQEHSLDFQRLLDASTYKEAYRKDMIRWGEEKRQADPGFFCRKIVEGVSQPVWLVSDTRRVSDIQWFQEAYGAATKTVRVVASEQSRQQRGWMFTMGVDNAESECGLDNFGDFDWIIENHGDEQCLEEQLESLIEFVHSRL; this is encoded by the exons ATGGCCCTGCCGACCTGCTCCCCGCGGCTGGTGCTGCTGTTCAGTGGAAAGAGGAAATCCGGGAAGGACTTCGTGACGGAGGCGCTGCAGAGCAG ACTCGGAGCTGACGTGTGTGCTGTCCTCCGGCTCTCTGGGCCACTCAAGGAGCAGTATGCTCAG GAACACAGCCTGGATTTCCAGAGACTCCTGGACGCCAGCACCTACAAGGAAGCCTATCGAAAGGACATGATCCGATGGGGAGAGGAGAAACGCCAGGCCGACCCTGGCTTCTTCTGCAGGAAAATTGTGGAGGGCGTCTCCCAGCCTGTCTGG CTGGTGAGTGACACACGGCGGGTATCTGACATCCAGTGGTTTCAGGAGGCTTATGGGGCTGCGACGAAGACAGTCCGAGTGGTGGCCTCAGAGCAGAGCCGACAGCAGCGCGGCTGGATGTTCACAATGG GGGTGGACAATGCTGAGTCGGAATGCGGTCTGGACAACTTTGGGGACTTTGACTGGATCATCGAGAACCACGGAGATGAGCAGTGCctggaggagcagctggagaGCCTGATAGAATTTGTCCACTCCAGACTCTAG